GGAGCAGGATCAGCGTTCCGCGCAGCGGGATCGGGTCGGGCTCGGTCCAGGTGCGGACGGCGTCCCCGGTAGCAAGGGTCATGCGACAGCCTTTCCTAGTTCGCCCACCAACCTAATAGGTTTTAGATCACCTGTCCAAGCCCTTCTCGGCGGGCCATACTGACCCGCATGAGTTCGTCATCAAGTCCTACCGAGCCCATCGGCGAAACAGGTCGGATTCTCCGCTACGTGGTGATCGGCGCGGGCGCGGTGGGCGCATCCGTCGCCGCCGAGCTGCACCGCGCCGGAGCCGACACGCTGCTGGTCGCCCGCGGCGCCCAGCTCGCCGCGCTGCGCGAGCAGGGGCTCACCTACGTACGCCCCGGCGGCGTCCACCGGTTGCGCATCCCGGTAGCGGCCGGACCCGAAGAGGTGGAGCTGACCGAGACCGACGTCCTGGTGCTGGCCACCAAGTCGCAGGACACCGCGGCGGCGGTCCGCGAGTGGGCCTGGCGCCCGGTCAAACGCGCCGACGGCCGGACCGGCGTCGCCGCCACCGACCTGCCCCTGATCACCCTGCAGAACGGCCTCGACAACGAACGGACCGCCCTCCGCTCGTTCGCCCACGTGATCGGCGGCGTGGTGTGGATCCCGGCGACCTACCTGGTGCCGGGCGAGGTGGTCAACCACGCCGAGCCGGTCCCGGCCGTGCTGTTCCTCGGCCGCTATCCGGCCGGCAGCGACGAGGTGACCGAGCGGGTCGCGGCGGGACTGCGCCCGGGCGGCTTCACCGTGCACGTGGTCCCGGACATCACCGCGCACAAGGCCGCCAAGCTGCTCGGCAACCTGCTCAACACGCTCGACGCCCTCTACCGGCCCAGCGCGCTGCGGGACGCCGTACTGGCCGGAGCGCGAGCCGAGGCGGCCGCGGTCTACGCCGCCGCCGGGATCACCCCGGCCACCCCCGATCGGGGCACGTTCACCTCGGTGGAGATCCCCACCCACCCCCAGGCCGGCAGCTCGACCCGGCAGAGCCTGACCCGATCGACGCTGCCCGAGACGGATTTCCTGGACGGCGAGATCGTGCTGCTCGGACGCTTGCACGGCGTGCCGACGCCGGTCGCCGCCGCGATCCAGGCCCGCCTGCACCGCGCGCTCGCCGAGGGCACCCCGGCCGGTTCACTGGACGACGCCGACCTGCGGGACACGGTCCCGGCCGGGTGATCCGCGCTCAGCGGAACAGCCGGGGCCCGAGCAGCCCGGGAAGGGCGCCGAACAGGATCGCATGAGCGGGATCGCTGGTCAGCCAGAGCAGCCGATGCCGCGTGCCGTCGCGCAGCGTGATCCGCAGCGCGTCGTTGAGGATTCCGTGGCGCAGCCGCGCCGTGGCGATCGCGTCGAAGGCGAAGTACCGGTTGGTGCGATGCTCGGCCAGGATCGCCTCCCGGTGGTAGGCGAACCAGTCGGCGCCGGCCACCGGGAGCGGCGGCCGGACCGTCGGCCCGGTCCCGTTCGCCATGGTCTCGGACAGGTCCAGCCGCCGGCGCACCAGCGCGTCCGGTGTCAGCCACAGCTCACCGTGTATCCAGTCGCCCCACCCGCTGGTGCAGCTGCGGCTCACGCACTGCGCCGTCCCGGTCACTCCGGTGATCCTAGGCGCCTGCACACCTCGCGGAGATCCGCATCGCCGGGCGAGGTGAAACCCGCGGAGATGTCGTCCGCCGGGTCGGCCTTCTTGAAGACCGCGGCCGGCTTCGGACACTCCTGATAACCGTCGGACGAGTCCTTCTTCGGCGTGTCGCTGTCCGGCTCGGCGCTCCAGCCGGTCGTAGCGTCACCGACAAATCAGGATGGACGCTCAGGTCGTACCGAAAATGGGTTTAAAGGGGTTTGGTGCACAGCACGTCGGGCATCGGCAGGTAGCCGAGCTCCTGCCAGAAGCGCAGGCCGGCCTCGTTCTCCGGCATCACCAGCAGGTTGATCCGGGGGCAGCCGAGCGCCCGGAACCGGCCCTCCAGCTCCCGCACCAGCGCCGTCGCGATTCCCTCACGGCGGCGGGCCGGGTCGACCGCGAGGCGCAGGATCCAGCCGCGGCGGCCGTCCCAGGTGCCCAGCACCACCCCGGTGACCCGTTCGCCGTCGACCGCGACCAGGAACAGCTCGGGGTCGCGAGCCAGTTTCAGCTCCAGCTCGGCGCGCGGGACCACCTCACGCGCGGCCGCCGCCCACACGGCGGCGACCGCGTCGTAGTCGTCCCAGCGGAAGCTGCGGATCACCGCTTCCTGCCCGGGAGGGCGCCGGCCAGCAGCTGCACCAGGTGGATGCCGGAGACGTCGGCCAGGTCGTCCGCCTGGGTGCGGCAGGAGAAGCCGTCGGCCAGGAAGATGTCGCCCTCCTCGGCCTTCTCCAAGGCGGGCAGCAACTGCTGCTCGGCGACCTGCACCGACACCTCGTAGTGCCCGCGCTCCACACCGAAGTTCCCGGCCAGGCCACAGCACCCGCCGAGCCGCTTGACCGTCGCCCCGGCCTGCTTGAGCAGCTTGGCGTCGGCCTCCCAGCCCATCACCGCATGGTGGTGACAGTGCGGCTGGGCGACCACCCGGACACCGTCCAGCGACGGCGGCGTCCACCCCGGCGTGGCCGCGAGCAGCTCGGCGACGGTCTTGGTGGCCGCGGCCACCTCGCGGGCCGCCTCGGTGTCCACCAGCTCGACCGCGTCGCTGCGCAGCACCCCGGTGCAGGACGGCTCCAGCCCGACGATCGGGATGCCCTTCTTCACCGCCTGGTGCAGCTCGTTCACCGTGACGCCGAGGATCCGGCGGGCCGCGTCCAGCTGCCCGGTGCTGATCCAGGTCAGCCCGCAACACGCCTTCTTGCTGGTCACCTGGGGCGCGTATCCGGCGTCGACGAGCAGGTCGACGGCCGCCTGCGCGATCTCCGGCGCGAAGTGGTCGGTGAAGCTGTCGACGAAGACGATGACGGGTCTACCGGTCTTGATCGGCTTGAAAGTCGACTTGAAGGTCTTGGCGGCGAAGGTCGGGATCGACCGCCGCGAGTCGACCCCGGCGAGGTAGAGCGCCAGGCCCCGGATCCCCGGCAGGCTGGTCATCAGGTTCGCGACGGCCGGCATCCTGGACGCCAGCCGCGACCAGCGCGGCAACCAGCCCAGCGAATAGTGCGACCGCGGCCGGGTCCGCCCCTTGTAGCTCTGGTGCAGAACCTCGGACTTGTAGGCCGCCATGTCGATCCCGGTCGGACAGTCCGAAGCACAGCCCTTGCAGGACAGACAAAGATCAAGGGCGTCGTGTACGGCCTCCGCCCGCCAGTCCGGCGCCAAATCCCCGTCCAGCATCTCCTGAAGCACCCGCGCCCGCCCACGGGTCGAGTCCTTCTCGTTCCTGGTGGCCAGGAACGACGGGCACATCACCCCGCCCAGCACCGTGGTGTCCACCCGGCACTTCCCCACCCCGGTGCACCGGTGCACGGCCTGGTTGAAGTCCCCGCCGTCGTGGTGATACGCCAGCGCCAGCGGCACCGTCACCTTGCGCGCCTGCGACACCCGGATGTTCGCGTCCACCGGATCCGGGTCGACCAGGTTGCCCGGGTTCAGCAGATTGCCCGGGTCGAAGGTGTGCTTGATCTGCCGGAACAGGTTCATCGCCTCGGGCGAGTACATCCGGCTGAGCAGCTCGCTGCGCGCCCGCCCGTCCCCGTGCTCGCCGGACAGCGACCCGCCGTAGCTGACCACCAGGTCGGCCGCGTCCTCCAGGAACGCCCGGAACTTGCCCGGCCCGCCCGGGGAGTCCAGCGGGAAGTCCAGCCGCACGTGCACGCAGCCGTCGCCCAGGTGCCCGTACGGCATCACGGCCAGCCCGTGCCGGGCGCACAGCGCGTCGAAGTCCCGCAGGTACGCCCCGATCCTGGCGGGCGGCACCGCGGCGTCCTCCCACCCGGCGTGCGCGGGCAGCCCGCTCGGGGCGCGCCCGGCCAGCCCGGCGCCGTCCTCGCGGATCTTCCACAGCGGCGCGGCCTTCGCGGTGTCCTCGACGATCACGTGGTCCACCGCCTCGGACGCGGCGACCAGGCCCCGGACCCGCTCGCGAACCTCGTCCAGGTCGTCGCCGGCGATCTCCACCATCAGCCAGGCGGTGCCGCTGGGCAGCGGCGGGACGGCGTCCGGTCCGCGGCGGCTGCGCACCACATCACAGATCCGGTGGTCCAGGCCCTCGCAGGCGGTCGGGGTGAACTCGAGGATCGCCGGGATGACGTCGCCGGCCGTACCGAAATCGGGGTAACCGAGGACGACCAGCACGCGGTGCGCGGGGTCGGCGACCAGCCGGACGGTCGCCTCGGTGACGATCGCCAGGGTGCCCTCGCTGCCGACCAGGAACTCGGTGAGGTTGAACCCGTTCTCCGGGAGCAGGTGCTCGACCGCGTAGCCGGAGACCTGGCGGCCGAAGGTGGCGAACTCGGTCCGGCCGACCGCCAGGTGCGCCCCGATCACGTCCCGCAGCGCCGCGACGGTCTTCTCCGCGCCGCTGAGCTCCGGCCCGGTGACCAGCACCTCGCCGTCGACCGTGAACGCCCTGAGCGCGACCGTGTTGTCCGAGGTCCGCCCGTATCCGAGGGTCCGCGAGCCACACGAGTTGTTGCCGATCATGCCGCCGATGGTGCAGCGGGTGTGCGTCGACGGATCCGGCCCGAACCGCAGCCCGTAGGGTTTCGCGGCCGCCTGGAGCACCGCCTGCACGGTGCCCGCCTGCACCCGGGCGGTCCGGGTCTCCGGGTCGACCTCCAGCACCTTGTTCATGTGGCGGCTGAAGTCCAGGATCACGCCCGGCCCGATCGCGTTGCCGGCCACCGAGGTGCCCGCACCCCGGGCCGTGATCGGAATGCCCAGCTCACGGCAGACCCGCAGGGTCGCGGCCACATCGTCGTCGTGGCGCGGCCGCACGATCGCCTGCGGCACGACCCGGTAGAGGGAGGCGTCGCTGGCGTACGCCGAACGGTGTGCCGAATCGGTCAGCACGTCGGGGACGCCGGCTCGGGCCAGGGCTTGCACCAGGTCGGTGGAGATCGCTGCGGTTGTCACGTATCAGGGCAATCTGTAGGCGGTGTAGCGGGGCGGCTCGCACATTACCGACAGCCTAGGTCGGGGTGGCGGAGGCTTCCCGCAGCTCGGGACTAGGTCACACGCACCGCTGCCGATCATGAACGCGCCGCCGCGGGTTCCGGCCCGCCTGCGGGACCAGCGGCCCCGGGAAGGGTGAACCAGAAGCGGCTTCCGCCGCCCGGGTTCTCGTCGGCGCCGATCCGCCCGCCGTGGCGCTCGACGATCCGCTTGCAGATCGCCAGGCCGAGGCCGGTCCCGGGATAGCCGCCGCTGTTGGCGCAGCGGTGGAACGCGTCGAAGACCCTGGGTCGTTCGGCGGCGGGAATGCCGATGCCGCGATCGGCGATCTCGACGAGCACGGTGCCGTCGACCCGGGTGCGGGCGCTGAGTTCGATCCGGGGAATCACTCCGGTGCCGCGACCGGCTTGATCAAATCCTCTGCTGACCTCCGCGTCCGCGGACACCACGCCTGGGGAAGGATCGGCCGCTGAACGGAGCGCCAGGCCGGGTCGGAGGCAGGAAAGTCAGATCAGTCGCGGATTTCCAGACCGAGGGCCAGAGCGATGGTGACAGCCTGATCCGGCGTGATGACGGCCCGCCGGATCTGGGTCCTCGCCGGATCCAGCGCCGACAGATCGCTACCACGCAGATCGCAGCGGCTCAGATCGGCCGACTCCAGCAACGCCCCGGACAGGTCAGCCCCCCGCAGGGTGCCCCCGGCGCAGCGCACGCCGGTCAGATCCGCCTCCCGCATCCGCACGCCGGTGAACGTGGCGCCGCCCAGCTCGGCGCGGCGCAGCGAGGCGAACGACCAGTCCCCGCCATCCACCGTGAGCAGCTCGAACTCGCAGCGCTCGAACACGCTGCCGGTCAGCTTGCAGCCGGTGAACGTGGCGTCGAAGAAATTGCACCCGGTGAAGGTG
Above is a genomic segment from Actinoplanes ianthinogenes containing:
- a CDS encoding ketopantoate reductase family protein, coding for MVIGAGAVGASVAAELHRAGADTLLVARGAQLAALREQGLTYVRPGGVHRLRIPVAAGPEEVELTETDVLVLATKSQDTAAAVREWAWRPVKRADGRTGVAATDLPLITLQNGLDNERTALRSFAHVIGGVVWIPATYLVPGEVVNHAEPVPAVLFLGRYPAGSDEVTERVAAGLRPGGFTVHVVPDITAHKAAKLLGNLLNTLDALYRPSALRDAVLAGARAEAAAVYAAAGITPATPDRGTFTSVEIPTHPQAGSSTRQSLTRSTLPETDFLDGEIVLLGRLHGVPTPVAAAIQARLHRALAEGTPAGSLDDADLRDTVPAG
- a CDS encoding sensor histidine kinase, which codes for MLVEIADRGIGIPAAERPRVFDAFHRCANSGGYPGTGLGLAICKRIVERHGGRIGADENPGGGSRFWFTLPGAAGPAGGPEPAAARS
- a CDS encoding GNAT family N-acetyltransferase; this translates as MIRSFRWDDYDAVAAVWAAAAREVVPRAELELKLARDPELFLVAVDGERVTGVVLGTWDGRRGWILRLAVDPARRREGIATALVRELEGRFRALGCPRINLLVMPENEAGLRFWQELGYLPMPDVLCTKPL
- a CDS encoding FAD-binding and (Fe-S)-binding domain-containing protein, coding for MTTAAISTDLVQALARAGVPDVLTDSAHRSAYASDASLYRVVPQAIVRPRHDDDVAATLRVCRELGIPITARGAGTSVAGNAIGPGVILDFSRHMNKVLEVDPETRTARVQAGTVQAVLQAAAKPYGLRFGPDPSTHTRCTIGGMIGNNSCGSRTLGYGRTSDNTVALRAFTVDGEVLVTGPELSGAEKTVAALRDVIGAHLAVGRTEFATFGRQVSGYAVEHLLPENGFNLTEFLVGSEGTLAIVTEATVRLVADPAHRVLVVLGYPDFGTAGDVIPAILEFTPTACEGLDHRICDVVRSRRGPDAVPPLPSGTAWLMVEIAGDDLDEVRERVRGLVAASEAVDHVIVEDTAKAAPLWKIREDGAGLAGRAPSGLPAHAGWEDAAVPPARIGAYLRDFDALCARHGLAVMPYGHLGDGCVHVRLDFPLDSPGGPGKFRAFLEDAADLVVSYGGSLSGEHGDGRARSELLSRMYSPEAMNLFRQIKHTFDPGNLLNPGNLVDPDPVDANIRVSQARKVTVPLALAYHHDGGDFNQAVHRCTGVGKCRVDTTVLGGVMCPSFLATRNEKDSTRGRARVLQEMLDGDLAPDWRAEAVHDALDLCLSCKGCASDCPTGIDMAAYKSEVLHQSYKGRTRPRSHYSLGWLPRWSRLASRMPAVANLMTSLPGIRGLALYLAGVDSRRSIPTFAAKTFKSTFKPIKTGRPVIVFVDSFTDHFAPEIAQAAVDLLVDAGYAPQVTSKKACCGLTWISTGQLDAARRILGVTVNELHQAVKKGIPIVGLEPSCTGVLRSDAVELVDTEAAREVAAATKTVAELLAATPGWTPPSLDGVRVVAQPHCHHHAVMGWEADAKLLKQAGATVKRLGGCCGLAGNFGVERGHYEVSVQVAEQQLLPALEKAEEGDIFLADGFSCRTQADDLADVSGIHLVQLLAGALPGRKR
- a CDS encoding pentapeptide repeat-containing protein, which translates into the protein MASTVTTADWDSGVGERRAHEGVAFVDLDLCETSLQGVEFTDCTFRNARFNCAELSDVAFINCTFTGCNFFDATFTGCKLTGSVFERCEFELLTVDGGDWSFASLRRAELGGATFTGVRMREADLTGVRCAGGTLRGADLSGALLESADLSRCDLRGSDLSALDPARTQIRRAVITPDQAVTIALALGLEIRD